The DNA sequence CTAGATTaggaaaagaaaaatcaaagtaATAATAAGAGAACTAGTTTTAGGGAAAAAATTGGGATTCGATCAATTGTTTTTCTCATCCACAGCCCACCAGCTTAGCTGAAACATTGTGTTTGAAAGCAGGTGCGGATGTATAGTTTGGCCGCCGGATTCATCTGGATCCAATACTTTCGACGCATAGCGTAAATTTATGTGTAAAGATTTATTCATATTGTAACAAATGACAGgtctgaactcataactttaaaaatataacgaattcaatattaaaaatcttaaaaattgAATCCGTAGAATCTAAATATTGGATCCGGCTCTATTTGAAAGCTTTGAAAATAACTAATGAAACATAAAGGAAAAATGTAAAAGCTAAAATTGAAAGCGATTGTAGAAAAGTGACCACTTTTATGGAACTCTACCCAGCCGAAGAATTGAGTTGTTAATTAAGCGTCGGTGCGAGATGGGTCCAGAGTTCCATTCGCTGGTCAAAGTTCGGATATAGTCGAGGTTAAAGTCAGTATCTTCCGTTCGAGACGCGGAGGAGGTCATCAATATAGATGACATAACTTGACAAGTacgatttatatttttttttttttgtgatttgTGGGTTATTATATAATGAATGATTTATTCAGTGTGCACAGAGTACTCACTCAAAGATTAGAGGCCGTGGCGGTTATTGTTTTTTTGGTTCCAATAGTCAGTATCTTGAAAGAAAAATTAATGGCAATGCCCATTGCCCATGCGGTAAAAGGTAAGCATCCGTAAaacttaattttaaaaaaaatatattatatactataatttatatttatttaggaaaatatatttttaaaaaatcaagTAAGTATGTACGGTGTAAAGTTCTTGGGGTATACAATTCATACattatatttaataatatatGACAAggtgatttaattatttttactgTTGTATACTTTGAGAATATGGAATTATGTTACGATGAAGATACACGACAACAACAATAAATCCGATGTAATTTACAAGTAGGGTCTGCGGAGGGGAGTGTATAACATACCTTACGCTTATCTTCAAAAAGACAAAGAGGTTGTTTCCGGAAGGCTCTGAAGATATAcaacatacaaaattatattgTATAACTTTTTAATGAGCAAATTTCATAAATGGGTACGAGCAGGTAAATTTTTACCCACATGGAGTTTGAAGTGCAAGAGACAATAAATATACTGCTATTTAGGGATAGGCATAAAATCTGAAAAATCGAATTccgaaccgaattaatttggtatttcggtatcgGTGTTTTTCGATATTTCGATATACTTCGATACAGAAATTGTGATATTTTGATACGGTATTCGAtattgagtttttgatattttgATATACCGAAATATTTAAGTTTAAGCCCAACTCTGTTTCTATTTTCTAGCCCAATAAACCTAAGCCCAACACCCTAAGCCCCTAATTCCCTAATCCCTTAGCGCCTCTTTAGGCTTAGAGACAGCAAAGTTTTCGGAAAAAAGCAAAATTGCTATCTGCAAACATTGGTGTACACTTAATGTACTTGAAGTATTTAACTTGTGAGGTTTCAAGAGTAAAATAATTGGGCGTGAGGCATGACTGCAACAGATAAAAATTGAAACCAAAGAAATAAGTCCAAGAATCACACACAAAGATCTCCTTTCATATTTTAAAGTGTGATTAGCATTATTAGATACAAGACGAAaaggaaatttcatggatgagaTAGCAAATAAggttataaaatacaaaaaaaaatatatatatacaagattccaaaaatctaagcaaaaaaagACTTTTTTCAATGAGTATGCTTGAGAtttattgaaaacatatagataagtcaatatacaaaaaTTGAGTAAGATTATAGGTGATTTGGattgatttggtatcaaaattcgtagttaaaatcgagttcaaaaaattcttcagcgacacatgtatcacgcatgtatctcacacacacgtatacatggatatacatgtgatacacatttgatacaaatatgatacatttGTGATACACCtatcatttttttcatgttcGTCTTCTACTttaaattttcaattcaaaccacctcaaaactccatcaaatcatcccaaaactgagattaaagctccttaagatgtacccaatctattctaataatacCCACTCAAAAGAAAGGGAGATGTAAGCATGTTATTTCAGAAATGAGAaacatatatatttttgtatgaaGCAGTAAATTAAGCTAAAAAGTAGAAAATGCCTTCAATGTTAAGATCCTGCTACTTAATTCACCAAACTAACTACATTCTGTAAATGTAAGGGGAATCTTGGTGTAACTGGTAAAattgttgccatgtgaccaggaaagaaggtcacgggttcaagccgtggaaacaacctttTGCAGAAATACAGAGTAAGACCGCGTACAATGGACcattgtggtccggcccttccccggaccccgtaCATAAAAAGGAGtttagtgcaccggactgcccGCTAATGAATCCGATCCCCTACTTTGCTGGGACTAACACTTTCCTAACCTGAAAACTAACCTTATAGTTCATCCATTGTACTTGACAAGCATCTCAAATTTTCCGAAATTTAATCTGTCTGAGCAAAATTTAGCTCCCAGTTTGAAACTAGTAATTTTCATCCTGCCAAATAGGAAAGGCACAAAGGTTCTTGGCAAAAAAGATATCTTCATCAGAATTCAGAAGCAATACTGACGTTTCAACAGTGGTTAGTTTTGTATAGAATGATTCCACATGGTCACAACAAAGAGCTAATATTCACATTGTAAGTGCAAAACAGGGAACtaaatttgacatcaagtactaATCAAGGGCAAAAtgacagcccggtgcactaagctcccgttatgtgcggggtccggggaagggccgaacCACAAGAgtttattgtacgcagtcttaccttgCATTTCTACAAAATGTTGTTTCCACTGCAAGAGCTAATATTCACAATACAACAATAATTTCCAATCAGTAAAGAGTTGGAAAAAGACATTTTATTCCATTGAAAGAGAGAATCACCTAGTCAATTCGAGAGAACTGCACAAGTGAAACCATCGTTCACAAGCTTGATAATGGCATCTCGAAACCTATAATAATCCTCGATGGTATTGTAAACTTGATGGGAGATCCTAGCATAACCTGTTATCGGATTTACCTCCCCTTCCAATGGCGCCCTGTAATATATCGGAACCTCAACCTTGAACGAAACCCTCAAATAAGTCCTCAACTTCAAAGCATCCGAATCACTAGAAACCCCTAAACATGCAGGCATTCCAACCATGGCCATACTCGAACACATTTCTGATGGCGTCCCCAATTTCGTCCCCCACGCCTTCACCAACATCTCCGCCATTTCAACAACCTTATCATGGTTCCTTCTCCTAATTCCCTCAATCCCGCCTTCAAACCTGTTCACAAACTCCACTACCTCCGGAATCACCAATTGTGCACTATAATCCCTCGTCCCTATCCAAGCACTCTCGATTGGCAACCCGTTCCCATACTCATTCGATACCACAGGATGATGCAAATCCAATACCTTATCCGATTTCTTACAATACAAAAAACGCCGCGGAAGGCGGAGAAAAAAAACCATTTATGCAAATTACTAGTATAAAAATCAGCTCCAATATCACCTACATCAACTTCAACATTTCCAATAGCATGAGCAccatcaacaaaaataatatccaCGCCTTCatttctacacatctcaacaagtTCCTTAACAGGTATAACAACACTAGGCATAGAAGTAATATGATCAATTACAGCTAACCTAATTTTCCCTCCATTAATTTTCCCCATTTTAAGAGCTTTATCAAATTCAGTAATAATTTCTTCATTCGACAATAACGGAAAAGTCTTGGGAGATTTGAAAGACTTTGGTATGATACCGAAATCATATCGAATCAAATAAGTAAATACCGAACCGTATCGAACTACTTTGATACGGTATTTGATATACACAATTAATATACCGAATACTGAATACCGAAGTACCGAACCGTAATTATTAAATACCGTACCGAAGTACCAATCGTCCACCCCTAAGTGCTTTCCTAGTTCATTTGAGTCAAGGCCAAAGGGTGTGTTTTGGATATCATTGTATATACTCAACAATTGCACACTATAATAAGTACAAAAGTTTGTTTGTTTGCTAGTGTAACGTAATTCTCAGAGTTATGTAATTTTATTGTTCAAGAATAATTATTGCACACTATAATAAGTACAAAAGTTTGTTTGTTTGCTAGTGTAACGTAATTCTCAGAGTTATGTAATTTTATTGTTCAAGAATAATTATATAAttagatattttttattttaaaatagaagttataaaatttaaataaacttactttaatatgtgaatatatatatatatatatatatatatatatatatatatatatatatatatatataagaaatattaaattttatttatttaataatatcaattactaagttataattaaatatatacTAATAAAACTTACTAGCACTCGGTGGTTAAGTCATAAATTAAGGTGAGAATATGTTATTTTACTATGATTTAGTGATAATAAGAGTGTATATAAGAATATGTGACATGTATTCATTGAGTTGGTATAACCATGGATTATAGGGATGGCAATGGTGCGGGACGGTATGGGTTAGAGAGCATGCGAGACGGTGCGGGTTATGGGATATGCGGGTGCGGGGCAGGCGGGTTCAAACATCTTTTAACAAAATGTATGCGGGGCGGGTTGCGGTTGTGGAGATCCTGTCGATTCGTCAGTTGAGTGGTTGAATGGTTCTTTCCAAAAGGTGTGCGGCTTGACACTTATCAGAAGTTTTTTTTTCCTGGGGCAAAATTTTTAAAACAATAAATATCCAAAAACTTATCAAAAGCTTATTTCTAAAAGGTTATTTCGAAATATTATTCAAACAATACTTGTTGGTGAAAATCGTTAGTCCTGTGACTAGCAGCCCAAGAAATTATAAGATTTTGTGGTAACACAAAATAGGAAATGTTGACCAACGTGAAATATTTCAGTATATAATTATTAGGGTGCAACTTAATTTCAATGCTAATTAATAAAATTACAGTATATATCGCAAAGATTGCAAATCATAGTCCATCAAGTTTTCTACAATTTGTTGTGAAAACCCATTTTTAAAAGTAAGATCTCTTGACATGAGATTAAAAAAAATCTAAAtgcaaaaagacaaaaaaaagttGAAGAAAGTTTAAGCGGGGAAGTTGCAGGACGGGCTTATGCAGTTGCGGCGGGCGGGGCGGGTTGAGTTTTTGCAGGTTAAGTCTGAACCCGTCCCGTAACCGCCCCATTGCCATCCTTAATGGATTGCGAGTAAGTTTTTGCTATTATTGTATACGGTAAAATATGCTATATTAAGTGATTACATAAGGGAGTGACACGTGGAGTCGAAGGCTTTAGATGGCCAAAACTGAAGACAACTATTCCATTTGTTACCGAAAATAATGGTGCTCATAAAGATGAATCAAATCGGTAAGGGTAAGATAGTATTGTCCCCGAATGGAACAAGGCGCCCAAGCTTTCGTACAAAAATGCGATAGGTTTCAACACGACGCACCACTGGTACATTAACCAGTAGAACCATTGCACTCAGTTCTATCTCCATGGTCGTTCATGGAGTGGGGGATGAATATCGTCGGACCACTATCGCCGGGCCCTGgcaaggtaagatttcttttgattttgactgattatttttgtAAGTgagttgaagcaggtccttatcaggaGATTGGTGAATGTGAAGTGGTGAATTTCTTGTGGGAGAACGCATAATGTGCatatttggaataccaaaagagatatcCTGCGATAACGGGTCATAGTTTATAGGCGCGGAGATCACAAAGTACCTTGAAGACTTTAAATTAAAAGAATCACATCTTCtccctatcatccgagcgcaaatggtcatgcggaatcaacgaacaaagtgataatacaaaatctcaaaaagagattggaagcagctaATGGTAAATGGCCTGAGGAACTGCCTGGAGTGCtatatgggcataccgaacaatggCCAAATCGAGCACAAGAGAAACTCCTTTCCCCCTTGTGTACGGAGCAGAAAGcttaatcccggtggaagtaggggagcctaccttgagatatttccaggcGAATGAAGAGGCAAACAACGAAAAAATGTTAGTCAACTTGGAGCTACTGGATGAGCGCAGGGACTTGGTGCATAAAAGGATGGCAGCCCAAAAGcagagaatagaaagagattataatcgaagagccaacatccgttatttcaaagtgggagacttggttataagaaaagtaactcaaaacactcgGGAACTCAACGCATAGAAGCTAGGTCCAatatgggaaggcccctaccgaaGT is a window from the Nicotiana tomentosiformis chromosome 10, ASM39032v3, whole genome shotgun sequence genome containing:
- the LOC138900301 gene encoding LOW QUALITY PROTEIN: probable L-cysteine desulfhydrase, chloroplastic (The sequence of the model RefSeq protein was modified relative to this genomic sequence to represent the inferred CDS: deleted 2 bases in 2 codons); protein product: MEIELSAMVLLVNVPVIFFNLMSRDLTFKNGFSQQIVENLMDYDLQSLRYILVQLLSIYNDIQNTPFGLDSNELGKHLGVDDWYFGTVFNNYGSVLRYSVFGILIVYIKYRIKVVRYGSVFTYLIRYDFGIIPKSFKSPKTFPLLSNEEIITEFDKALKMGKINGGKIRLAVIDHITSMPSVVIPVKELVEMCRNEGVDIIFVDGAHAIGNVEVDVGDIGADFYTSNLHKWFFSPPSAAFLYCKKSDKVLDLHHPVVSNEYGNGLPIESAWIGTRDYSAQLVIPEVVEFVNRFEGGIEGIRRRNHDKVVEMAEMLVKAWGTKLGTPSEMCSSMAMVGMPACLGVSSDSDALKLRTYLRVSFKVEVPIYYRAPLEGEVNPITGYARISHQVYNTIEDYYRFRDAIIKLVNDGFTCAVLSN